The Spirochaetae bacterium HGW-Spirochaetae-1 DNA segment CTGGATTCAGCATTCAATAGCAATAATAATAAAGTCATTAAAGGCATTGACATATGGGAAAACCAGGTCCTATAATTAAGGAAAGGACGGTCAGTATCGAGAGGCGGCAAAAAAAAATGAGAGGGAAAGACTATTTAAGCCCCGGAAGCCCACAAATGAGCCCATATGAAAAACGGCAAACGGCATATAATCCATATTTCAGGCATTGTCCTAATGTTGCTGTTTATATATCCGGAAACTTCATTCCTCTTTGCAAGGCATGATAACTCTCTTCGCATAGATCAGAATTTCTACGGCACCATTGATGAAAGATTTCAATTAATATGCTATGTATTTGAACAAATCAATAACAATATTTCGACTTATGACTACATTGAACTCGGAACAGGGCTGCAGTATCAGACGCCTTTATCCTGGCTCTCCCTGCTGGTTTACTATCAGCAATCCTATTCACAGGATGACGATGGCGACTGGCTGCTTGAACAAAAACCCAGCATGAATTTAAACACTTCTGTCATTTTCTCTCATTTTAAATTTTCAAACCAGATCCGATATGAATACCGGATAACACCGGAATGGCATGATTATAGAATAAAAAACTACCTTGTAATCTCTCTCCATGACATTTTCCTGCAGCCCTACACGGGATGGGAGCTGTTTTATGAAAACAGGGCTAAATCAATCATGCTCAACAGAATCAAATTCGGTATAAATAAAAATGTTTACAGCAATATCCATCTCGGAGTATATTATAGAATTGATTTGTCAAAAATAAACAGGCACTGGGAATTCTCGCGACAGCTCATTGGATTCCAGTTTGCGCTAAAATACTGATGACGAAAAACAAACCGGCAAACCAAATTAAAAATGATAAAACGCCCCAATCGGGACAACGGGCATGCCTGGTCATCTTCTCACTGCTTATGTTATGTACGAACATTTTACCGGCGACAGCCGGAGACAAGACGGTAATCGTGGGGCTCTATGAAAACCCTCCCAAAATATTTACCGATGAATCGGGAAAACCCTCGGGCATTTTTATAGATATAATAGAGAATATCGCAAAAACGGAAAACTGGAAGCTCCACTATGAATCCGGCACATGGGGCGAAGGATTAAATCGTCTGGAAAAAGGGAAGATCGATCTTATGCCCGATGTTGCATATTCGGCAACACGGGCTGAAAAATTCGGGTTTCATAAAATTCCGGTTCTTTCCTCATGGTATCATGTTTATGCTCCCAGGGGAAACAGGATTAAATCGATACTGGACCTGGACGGAAAACGAATTCTCGTCCTGGAACGATCTATTCAGCAGGAAGCGTTCGCCCGCCTGAGCAAAGGGTTCGGCCTCAACATCAGCCTGATCCCCATTGCGGATTACAATACCATATTTAAAATGGCCGCGGCTGGTGAAGCCGATGCCGTCATTACCAACCGCTTCTATGGAATCATGAATGCAAAAAAATTCGGCCTCGAAGACACGGCGGTGATTTTTGAACCTTCCGACCTTTATTTCGCATCAGCCAAAGGAGATCCGAAACATTTGCTGGATTCAATAGACAGCCATCTGGCTATTCTGAAAAAAGACACTCAATCGGCATACTATGCGTCAATGAAAAAATGGACGGCCGAGAAAGTCAGGTTTAATGTACCGCCGTGGTTGAAAATCTTCGGTCTCGTAATAAGCATCGTACTGCTGACAAGCCTGGCGGGAAGTTTTGTTTTAAAACATCAGCTGAATGCCCGCACCACGGAACTGCAGGCTGCGCTGCATCAGTTTGTAAATATTGTCGAGTTTCTTCCCGACGCGACATTTGTAGTCGATCAGGACAATAAAATCATCGCCTGGAACCAGGCGTGCGAAGACATGACCGGCGTAAAGAAGGAAATGCTGCTCGGCAAAGGAAATTTCGCTTATGCCGAGCCCTTCTTCGATGAACGACGTCCAATTCTCATCGACCTCCTCAACCTGCCCATACAGGAGATTGAAGAGACTTATAAATATATCCAGCGAAAAGGAGACAGGCTTTACGCGGAATCCTACATCCCTCGCCTTAGAAACGGCCAGGGAGCCCACTTGTGGGGCGTGGCGGCTCCATTGTACGACCACAACGGCCGTCAATGCGGCGCCATTGAAACCGTCCGTGACGTGACCGAACAAAAACAGATGGAGGAAGCGTTGCGCGCAAGTGAACGGGAATACCGTGAGCTGATGATGCTGGCCAACAGCATCATCCTTCGCTGGTCGCGTGACGGTAAGATTACTTTTTTAAACGAATTTGGCCTGCGGTTTTTCGGTTACACGGAAGCGGAAATCATCGGCCGGCACGTGATAGGAACAATAGTCCCGGAGAATGAAACAACGGGCAGAGACTTACGTCAACTGATAGAAGAAATCTGCACCAATCCAAAAAAATTCGAACGTAATATCAACGAAAACATGCTCAGTACCGGCGAATCGGTCTGGATCGACTGGACGAATAAGGCCGTGCTTGATGATGCGGGACGGATAAAAGAGGTCCTGAGCATAGGCTCCGATATAACAGATCGCAAACAGGCCGAAGAACAGGTCCGTCTGCTTAACGATGACCTGCGGCGCCATGCGGAAATCCTCGAACAGCGCGTGAATGAGCGCACGGCCGAACTCGCTGCGGCCATGGAAAAGGCCCAGGCGGCCGACCGGATCAAATCAGCTTTTCTGGCCACCATGTCCCATGAATTGCGCACTCCTTTGAATTCGATCATCGGCTTTACCGGTATTATGCTTCAGGGACTGGCCGGGCCCATGAATGAAGAACAGCATAAGCAGATGACCATGGTTCAAAACAGCTCCCGCCATCTTCTATCCCTGATCAATGATGTGCTGGATATTTCCAAGATTGAAGCAGGCCAACTTGATCTGTCCATATCATCTTTTAATCTAAAGGCATCCATTGATAAAATGGTCAAACTGATTTCTCCGCTTGCAGAACAAAAGGGTATTGATTTAAAAGTAGACAACCCGGGAGATATCGATACAATTACCGCCGACCAGCGTCGTCTTGAACAGATCATTATCAACCTGTTGAATAATGCCATTAAATTCACTGAAAAAGGCCATGTTCGCGTCACCTTCTGGAATGAAAACGATCATTATTTCCTGTCGGTTTCCGACACCGGCATCGGAATTCAAGCCGATGAAATTTCCAAACTCTTCCAACCCTTCCATCAGATCGATACGGGTCTTTCACGCAAACACGAAGGGACCGGCCTGGGCCTCTCCATTTGCAAAAAGCTTCTCAATATGATGGGAGGCGCCATCGAAGTAAAAAGCGTCTTGGGACAGGGAAGCACCTTCACGATCAGTATTCCAAAAGAGCCAGGGGGATTATCATGAACGATACATTTTTGATAATTGAAGACAATGAACAGAATTTTTATATGATGCGCTTTCTGCTGGAGAAACATGGATTCACAATCATCGGTGCGGAAAACGGAAGGTTGGGAATCGAAATGGCATTGCGCCACAAACCACGGGCGATATTGCTGGACATCCAGCTGCCCGAAATGGACGGGTATGCGGTCGCGGCGGAGTTAAAAAGACACAATGAGTTATCGGGCATTCCCATTATTGCGGTGACTTCCTATGCTATGGTAGGCGACCGGGAACAGATTCTGGCTGCAGGGGCCACCGGTTATATCGAAAAGCCCATCAACCCTGAAACATTTGTGGATGAAATTATTCATTACCTTCCTGATAAAGAGTGAGGAGAAATCCGATGAAAATTCTCATTGTCGATGATAACCTTGAAAACCGATATCTGCTGGAATCACTTCTCAAGGGAAACGGGTACGAGGCACAGACAGCCGTTAACGGAGCCGAGGCTCTTGACTTGCTGACAAATAGTAATTTTGACCTGATCATCAGCGATATCCTCATGCCGGTGATGGATGGTTTTGAACTGTGTCGAAAAGTCAGGGCAGATGAAAAACTGCG contains these protein-coding regions:
- a CDS encoding response regulator, giving the protein MNDTFLIIEDNEQNFYMMRFLLEKHGFTIIGAENGRLGIEMALRHKPRAILLDIQLPEMDGYAVAAELKRHNELSGIPIIAVTSYAMVGDREQILAAGATGYIEKPINPETFVDEIIHYLPDKE